From the genome of Vicinamibacterales bacterium:
CCTCGCCGCGGCGATCGACGCCTACGAGCGGCTCGTGGCCCTGGACGCCACCGACGCGCGCGCGCTCTCGGGCCTGGCCGCGGTGTACCTGCGGCAACGGGATCTCGACAAGGCCCAGGCGCACGCCGAGCTGGCAGCGAAGTTCGCCACCGAGGACCGTCGGCTCGAGGGCGGCGCCTACGAGCTGCTGGCGAAGGTGGCGCTGGCCCGCCGTGCGCCAGCCGACGCGCGGCGCTACGCCGAGCTCGCCGAGAAGGCCGACCCGACACTGCCCATGGCCAGCTACGTCCAGGGCCTGCTGGATCACGCCGCCGGCCGCTACGAGGCGGCCCTGGCACGCTTCCAGGAGACGCTGCGGCGTCTGGACGAGACGTCGGTCACGCTGACCGAGGTCCACTACTACACCGCCGACACCCTCGCCCGCCTCGGACGCAACGCCGAGGCCGAGGCCCAGTTCCGGGAAGAGGTCACGCTCTTCCCCGCCAACCTCCAGGCATGGGCGGGCCTGGCCATGCTCTACCGGTCGCAGGGGCGCGACGACGGCGTGGAACGGACGATCGGATCGATGGTCCAGAACGTGCCGACCGCCGAAGGTTACGGCCTCGGCGCCCGCCTCTGGACCATGTTCGGCGAGCCGGCCCGCGCCGCGGGCCTGCAGCGCGAGGCGGCGACGCGCGAGACCGCTGGAAGGCCGCCCCGATGAGCAAGCGGAGGAGGCGCGCGGAGCCCGCGCCGCCGGCGCCGGCGTCCCGGCCATCCGCCCCCGCCGGTCCCGACACGCCACGTCCGACGGCCCGGCGATCCTGGACCCCGCTGGTCGTCCTCGTGGCGGCCGCGGCGGTGCTCTCGGCCGGGGTGGCCTGGTATCGATCCGGCGGATCCCCGGCGGCGATCGTCGATCGCTCGGCCGATCAGAACGTGCTGCTCGTCACGATCGACACCTTGCGCGCCGACGCGATCGGCGCCGGAGTCGGACCCGGGCGGGCGGCCACGCCCACCATCGACGGCCTGGCCCGGCGCGGCGCGCGGTTCGACTTCGCGCACTCGCAGGCGGTCGTGACCCTGCCATCGCACACGAGCATCCTCACCGGCCGCTTCCCCTTCGACCACGGTGTCCGCGACAACAACGGCTTCCGGCTCGCCGCCTCGATGCCCACGCTGGCGGCCCGGCTGAGGGCGCAGGGCTTCGCCACCGCCGCGTTCGTCGGGGCCTACGTCCTCGACTCGCGGTTCGGGCTCGACGCGGGATTCGACCGCTACGACGACCGGCTGCAGACCTCCGACGCGCCCACCGACATCGCCATTCCCGAACGCCGGGCCGAGGTCGTCGTGGCCCTCGCCCGCGAGTGGCTGGCCGCGCACCGCGGCGGCAAGTGGTTCCTGTGGGTCCACGTCTTCGACCCGCACGCGCCGTACGACCCGCCGGCGCCGTACGACGCAACCTACAAGGACAGGCCGTACGCGGGGGAAGTCGCCTACACGGACGGGGCGCTGGCGCCGCTGCTGGCCGACGCGGACGCCATCGCCGACCGTCCGACGCTGGTCGTGCTCACGGGCGACCACGGCGAGGCACTCGGCGATCACGGTGAGATGACGCACGGGCTCTTCGCGTACGAGCCGACGCTGCACGTGCCGCTGGTGGTGGCGCAGGTCGGGTCCGGACGCCGTGGCGAGCCGGCGGCGACCTCCGAGGCGCCCGTGCGCCACGTGGACATCGTGCCGACGGTGCTCGACGCGCTGGGAATGCCGGCGGCGGAGGGCCTGCCCGGGTGGTCGCTGCTGAAGACGCTGGACGGCCAGCCCGCGCCCGACACGACGTCGTACTTCGAGGCGCTGACCACCTCGCTCAACCGGGGCTGGGCGCCGCTCAGGGGCGTGGTCGTGGGCCGCGACAAGTTCATCGACCTCCCGGTGCCGGAGGTGTACGACCTGGCGGCCGACGCCGCCGAGGCGCACAACCTCTTCGACGCGGACCCGGTCCGGCGCCGACCGCTCCAGGCCAGGCTCTCGTCGCTGAACGCGGCCCTGCCCGGCGAGCGCCAGGCCGAGTCGCCCGAGGTCCTGCGCCGGCTGCGCGCGCTCGGCTACGTGGCCGGCAACGACACGGCGCCCCGGCGCACCGAGTACGGCGTGGAGGACGACCCGAAGCGGCTCGTCGAGATCGAGCTGCAGATCCACCGCGGCGTCGAGCTCATCGAGCGGGGCGAGCTGGACGAGGCGCAGCGCGTCTACGGCGAGATCGTCGCGGCCCGCCCCGACATCGCGGTGGCCTATCGTCATCTGGGCTACATCCACTGGCGCCGCGGCGACGCCGCCGGCGCCATTGCCGTGCTCAAGGGCGCGATCGCGCGCGGCCTGGCGTCGCCGGATCTGCGCGCGCAGCTCGGCACCTACCTGTCCGAGGCCGGCGCGGCGCCCGAGGCCGTCGCGCTGCTCGAGGACCAGCGGACCGCCGACCCGCCCGACGAGGAGGCGCTGCGCGCGCTCGGCATGGCGTACGCCCGCTCCGGGCGGCCGGGCGATGCGCTGCAGGTCTTCGACCGGGTGCTGGCCGCCGCGCCCGACGACGCCATGGCCCTGCAGAACGCGGGGGCGGCGCTGCTCACGGCCGGCGACGCCGCGGGGGCGCGCGAACGCTTCCAGAAGGCCATTGCCGTCGACGCCGCCCTCGCCCCCGCCTACACGGGGCTCGGGGTGGCCGAGGCGAGCCGCGGCGACATCCCGGCGGCCATCACGGCCTGGCGGCGGGCCGTCGAGCTGGATCCGCGCGAGTTCGACGCCATGCACAATCTGGCGCTGGCGCTGCTCCGGACCAACCCCGCCGAGGCGCGGCCCGTCATCGAGCGCTTCGTGCGCGAGGCGCCGCGCGCGCTCTACGGTCCGGACATCGCAGAGCTCGAACGGCTGCTGTCCCGCCGGTGACG
Proteins encoded in this window:
- a CDS encoding sulfatase-like hydrolase/transferase; translation: MSKRRRRAEPAPPAPASRPSAPAGPDTPRPTARRSWTPLVVLVAAAAVLSAGVAWYRSGGSPAAIVDRSADQNVLLVTIDTLRADAIGAGVGPGRAATPTIDGLARRGARFDFAHSQAVVTLPSHTSILTGRFPFDHGVRDNNGFRLAASMPTLAARLRAQGFATAAFVGAYVLDSRFGLDAGFDRYDDRLQTSDAPTDIAIPERRAEVVVALAREWLAAHRGGKWFLWVHVFDPHAPYDPPAPYDATYKDRPYAGEVAYTDGALAPLLADADAIADRPTLVVLTGDHGEALGDHGEMTHGLFAYEPTLHVPLVVAQVGSGRRGEPAATSEAPVRHVDIVPTVLDALGMPAAEGLPGWSLLKTLDGQPAPDTTSYFEALTTSLNRGWAPLRGVVVGRDKFIDLPVPEVYDLAADAAEAHNLFDADPVRRRPLQARLSSLNAALPGERQAESPEVLRRLRALGYVAGNDTAPRRTEYGVEDDPKRLVEIELQIHRGVELIERGELDEAQRVYGEIVAARPDIAVAYRHLGYIHWRRGDAAGAIAVLKGAIARGLASPDLRAQLGTYLSEAGAAPEAVALLEDQRTADPPDEEALRALGMAYARSGRPGDALQVFDRVLAAAPDDAMALQNAGAALLTAGDAAGARERFQKAIAVDAALAPAYTGLGVAEASRGDIPAAITAWRRAVELDPREFDAMHNLALALLRTNPAEARPVIERFVREAPRALYGPDIAELERLLSRR